The DNA window ATGAACATTTTATTACCAAACAAAGGCCAAATAGATAGAAAGAGTAATTACTACAATGTTAAGATGTTAAGAGACACCCGactttaatactataataataatctaaataataatcttGTAACCTGTAGGGTAGGGACACCTGGTGGTGCCGAGACTTCTTTTTTCTAACTACtttttagaaattaaacaatatacctatataaataaaaataaaaactgtctTTAAAAAGTGTCTTTATCGATTATTCAATACACACTCAATCACTAGTAACTTTTACGCAAACAATTGATAAAAGCAGGTTGTATCGTGATTCCTCTACCTTCgttgagtataaaaaaaaaaaatgaaatacaaGTGGATCTgtgattttttcaaaaaaaaacatggtccGCGCGCAACAATTCGTTACTTTTTTGTAAACCAATtgcggaataaataaatttgaatttatagtcCAGGGCGGACACCAATTCGCATACTCCATTTCACGACCCCAAATAACAAGCCTGGACAGTTTCAACTCCTCGTGAATAAAACCGCCACAGGCCAATACCAGGTCAAGTTTGCTGTATTAAGATGAACGCGGAAGTCCTAAGTTTCACACTTTGAGCATTTATCAAGCACTTCCTCAACAAATCTCACCCTCGCTCAGTATATCACATTAAAAGTTAAACGTATTTGTTCACGGTGTAAGCGCAACAGGGATGATAAGGCGGGTTGGGATACGTAAAAGCTTGACACGGGGGTACTGAAGGACAGCATTCGCCAGGGTACCAGTTTGTCCTTGCGTACCTACCACTAGGCCTCGTAGCTGGACCGTGGTTAAAGCAATGTGCTTTGCACGGAAAATCGTAACAGCATGGCCTGTAAAATACGAGTGAGATTAGAAAATGTGAAATCAACGTTTGATATTAGTAGATACAAGAAAAGCATGATATTAGAACTATAATTACGTaagattttatctttattacagctgaaaagatttttttttgtttatttatgaacaCAAGTTGGGCGAAATGCCTACataaaaaatctattcaaaaaTACTGCCAAGTTCAAGTTTAGGAAAATAAGTAAGTACA is part of the Pararge aegeria chromosome 2, ilParAegt1.1, whole genome shotgun sequence genome and encodes:
- the LOC120633568 gene encoding uncharacterized protein LOC120633568; translated protein: MSVLPRGYECSRAAPRYGCVKGEYSIYYKRPCYGQPRPQPFQKEVVPYNGEPSNAPRERPCCYDFPCKAHCFNHGPATRPSGRYARTNWYPGECCPSVPPCQAFTYPNPPYHPCCAYTVNKYV